The following coding sequences lie in one Rutidosis leptorrhynchoides isolate AG116_Rl617_1_P2 chromosome 6, CSIRO_AGI_Rlap_v1, whole genome shotgun sequence genomic window:
- the LOC139851822 gene encoding protein DEHYDRATION-INDUCED 19 homolog 3-like yields MDADSWAARLSSSTSKRYQYGLQSRSSDMFMGFEDIEMDDDVREEFPCPFCIGYFDIVGLCCHIDDEHHLESKNGVCPVCAMRVGVDMVAHITLQHGNIFKMQQKRKSRKGSVSTLSLLRRELREGNLQSLFGGSSYLSQPTNATPDPLLSSFILPIGDELGTTQSISSADSVAVTKSTSEKNSERKPPSPPLSIEDQEERSKRSEFVQGMLLSTIFNDDYL; encoded by the exons ATGGACGCTGATTCATGGGCTGCTCGTCTTTCTTCTTCTACATCCAAACGTTATCAATACGGTCTTCAATCCCGATCATCCG ATATGTTTATGGGGTTTGAAGATATTGAGATGGATGATGATGTTAGAGAGGAATTTCCTTGCCCTTTTTGTATCGGCTATTTTGATATAGTGGGCTTGTGTTGTCATATTGATGATGAACATCATCTTGAATCCAAAAATGGG GTTTGCCCAGTTTGTGCGATGAGGGTGGGGGTAGATATGGTTGCGCATATAACCTTGCAACATGGAAACATATTCAAGAT GCAACAAAAGAGGAAAAGTCGCAAAGGTTCAGTATCAACGCTTTCTTTGTTGCGGAGGGAACTACGAGAAGGAAATTTGCAGTCTCTTTTTGGAGGCTCGTCCTACTTATCTCAGCCAACCAATGCGACCCCGGACCCGTTGTTGTCATCATTTATTTTGCCGATTGGCGATGAATTGGGGACCACTCAATCCATTTCGTCTGCCGACTCAGTTGCTGTAACCAAAAGCACAAGTGAAAAAAATTCTGAAAG AAAGCCTCCGTCACCTCCTTTATCAATCGAGGACCAGGAAGAAAGGAGTAAAAGATCGGAATTTGTGCAAGGAATGCTACTGTCGACTATTTTTAATGATGACTACTTGTAA
- the LOC139852936 gene encoding uroporphyrinogen decarboxylase 1, chloroplastic-like isoform X1 → MVLISLNSGCGCCSVGWKSSSFLVPLRINSSTPNGIRVGSFNRFNKLRVVTPSASASSPELLLVKAAKGLPVSRPPAWMMRQAGRYMAVYRKLAEKHPSFRERSETTDLIVEISLQPWEAFRPDGVIIFSDILTPLPAFGVPFDIEEVRGPVIQTPIRSEEGLKALHPINLDQLNFVGDSLKILKQEVNGKAAILGFVGAPWTIATYIVEGGTTRTYTNIKSMCHTAPHVLRSLLSHLTEAIAAYVVYQVKSGADCVQIFDSWGGQLPPNMWELWSKPYINEYFQIVSIVKRECPEIPLVLYINGNGGLLEKMKGTGVDVIGLDWTVDMADGRRRLGDDISIQGNVDPAYLFSPLPALTDEIHRVVKCAGPRGHILNLGHGVLVGTPEEAVARFFDVARSFNFDSVEDKSKVAV, encoded by the exons ATGGTTCTTATATCTCTAAACAG TGGGTGTGGATGTTGCAGTGTTGGTTGGAAATCATCAAGCTTTCTTGTACCATTAAGGATTAATTCAAGCACCCCAAATGGAATTCGGGTCGGATCTTTCAATAGGTTCAATAAGCTCAGAGTTGTTACTCCATCTGCTTCAGCTTCTTCTCCTG AACTACTTTTGGTCAAGGCGGCAAAAGGACTTCCTGTAAGCAGACCGCCAGCATGGATGATGCGCCAGGCTGGCAGGTACATGGCGGTTTACAGAAAACTTGCAGAAAAACACCCGTCTTTTAGAGAGAGATCAGAGACAACCGATCTCATTGTGGAAATTTCCTTGCAGCCTTGGGAAGCTTTTCGTCCTGACGGAGTCATTATTTTTTCTGATATTCTTACACCTTTACCCGCATTTGGTGTTCCTTTTGATATAGAAGAAGTGAGGGGCCCGGTTATTCAAACTCCGATTCGTTCCGAGGAAGGTTTGAAAGCATTACATCCAATCAATTTGGATCAACTCAACTTTGTTGGTGATTCTTTAAAGATTCTTAAACAAGAG GTTAATGGAAAAGCTGCAATTCTGGGTTTTGTGGGTGCTCCGTGGACAATTGCCACGTATATTGTAGAAGGTGGGACTACTCGTACGTATACGAATATAAAAAGCATGTGTCATACAGCCCCGCATGTATTGCGGTCGCTTCTGTCACATTTAACTGAGGCTATAGCTGCTTACGTTGTCTACCAAGTGAAATCGGGTGCTGACTGTGTACAAATATTTGATTCTTGGGGCGGACAACTACCTCCAAACATGTGGGAGCTTTGGTCAAAGCCTTATATCAATGAG TATTTTCAGATTGTGTCCATAGTAAAGAGGGAGTGTCCTGAAATCCCACTTGTACTTTACATTAACGGAAACGGTGGGTTACTTGAAAAGATGAAAGGAACAGGAGTCGATGTGATTGGATTGGATTGGACGGTTGATATGGCTGATGGAAGACGGAGGCTAGGCGATGACATCAGCATACAAGGAAACGTTGATCCAGCTTATTTGTTTTCGCCACTTCCTGCTTTGACAGATGAAATTCATAG GGTTGTGAAATGTGCTGGACCGAGGGGTCACATTCTGAACCTGGGCCATGGCGTTCTTGTTGGAACACCTGAGGAAGCCGTGGCTCGGTTCTTTGATGTTGCAAGAAGCTTCAACTTTGACTCAGTTGAGGACAAATCTAAAGTTGCAGTCTAA
- the LOC139852936 gene encoding uroporphyrinogen decarboxylase 1, chloroplastic-like isoform X2 has translation MVLISLNSGCGCCSVGWKSSSFLVPLRINSSTPNGIRVGSFNRFNKLRVVTPSASASSPELLLVKAAKGLPVSRPPAWMMRQAGRYMAVYRKLAEKHPSFRERSETTDLIVEISLQPWEAFRPDGVIIFSDILTPLPAFGVPFDIEEVRGPVIQTPIRSEEGLKALHPINLDQLNFVGDSLKILKQEVNGKAAILGFVGAPWTIATYIVEGGTTRTYTNIKSMCHTAPHVLRSLLSHLTEAIAAYVVYQVKSGADCVQIFDSWGGQLPPNMWELWSKPYINEIVSIVKRECPEIPLVLYINGNGGLLEKMKGTGVDVIGLDWTVDMADGRRRLGDDISIQGNVDPAYLFSPLPALTDEIHRVVKCAGPRGHILNLGHGVLVGTPEEAVARFFDVARSFNFDSVEDKSKVAV, from the exons ATGGTTCTTATATCTCTAAACAG TGGGTGTGGATGTTGCAGTGTTGGTTGGAAATCATCAAGCTTTCTTGTACCATTAAGGATTAATTCAAGCACCCCAAATGGAATTCGGGTCGGATCTTTCAATAGGTTCAATAAGCTCAGAGTTGTTACTCCATCTGCTTCAGCTTCTTCTCCTG AACTACTTTTGGTCAAGGCGGCAAAAGGACTTCCTGTAAGCAGACCGCCAGCATGGATGATGCGCCAGGCTGGCAGGTACATGGCGGTTTACAGAAAACTTGCAGAAAAACACCCGTCTTTTAGAGAGAGATCAGAGACAACCGATCTCATTGTGGAAATTTCCTTGCAGCCTTGGGAAGCTTTTCGTCCTGACGGAGTCATTATTTTTTCTGATATTCTTACACCTTTACCCGCATTTGGTGTTCCTTTTGATATAGAAGAAGTGAGGGGCCCGGTTATTCAAACTCCGATTCGTTCCGAGGAAGGTTTGAAAGCATTACATCCAATCAATTTGGATCAACTCAACTTTGTTGGTGATTCTTTAAAGATTCTTAAACAAGAG GTTAATGGAAAAGCTGCAATTCTGGGTTTTGTGGGTGCTCCGTGGACAATTGCCACGTATATTGTAGAAGGTGGGACTACTCGTACGTATACGAATATAAAAAGCATGTGTCATACAGCCCCGCATGTATTGCGGTCGCTTCTGTCACATTTAACTGAGGCTATAGCTGCTTACGTTGTCTACCAAGTGAAATCGGGTGCTGACTGTGTACAAATATTTGATTCTTGGGGCGGACAACTACCTCCAAACATGTGGGAGCTTTGGTCAAAGCCTTATATCAATGAG ATTGTGTCCATAGTAAAGAGGGAGTGTCCTGAAATCCCACTTGTACTTTACATTAACGGAAACGGTGGGTTACTTGAAAAGATGAAAGGAACAGGAGTCGATGTGATTGGATTGGATTGGACGGTTGATATGGCTGATGGAAGACGGAGGCTAGGCGATGACATCAGCATACAAGGAAACGTTGATCCAGCTTATTTGTTTTCGCCACTTCCTGCTTTGACAGATGAAATTCATAG GGTTGTGAAATGTGCTGGACCGAGGGGTCACATTCTGAACCTGGGCCATGGCGTTCTTGTTGGAACACCTGAGGAAGCCGTGGCTCGGTTCTTTGATGTTGCAAGAAGCTTCAACTTTGACTCAGTTGAGGACAAATCTAAAGTTGCAGTCTAA
- the LOC139852448 gene encoding uncharacterized protein, giving the protein MDEGKSMDESCYYSILGIRTNASSSDIRSAYRKLALEWHPDKWTKKPSLAGEANRKFQKIQEAYSVLSDQKKKSAYDAGKLNLFDDITDDDDKEGMGDFMHDLMKMMDQNNTRGEVESLEDLQKTFVEMFGDDLREFMEKQDRTDRKRARVSMENANMSRSRACR; this is encoded by the exons ATGGACGAGGGTAAATCCATGGACGAATCTTGCTATTATTCAATTCTCGGCATCCGTACGAACGCTTCATCATCAGATATTCGATCTGCTTATCGCAAACTCGCTCTG gaatGGCATCCGGATAAGTGGACGAAAAAACCGTCGCTCGCCGGAGAAGCTAATCGGAAGTTTCAAAAAATACAGGAAGCTTATTCAG TGTTATCGGATCAGAAGAAAAAATCGGCGTATGATGCCGGAAAACTTAATTTATTTGACGACATTACTGATGATGATGACAAAGAA GGCATGGGGGATTTCATGCACGATTTGATGAAAATGATGGATCAAAACAACACCCGGGGTGAG GTGGAAAGTTTGGAGGATTTACAGAAGACATTTGTGGAGATGTTTGGTGATGATTTAAGGGAGTTTATGGAGAAGCAAGATCGAACGGACAGGAAAAGGGCACGTGTGTCGATGGAGAATGCTAATATGTCAAGAAGCAGGGCTTGTCGCTAG